Proteins from one Cydia fagiglandana chromosome 13, ilCydFagi1.1, whole genome shotgun sequence genomic window:
- the LOC134670181 gene encoding AP-2 complex subunit alpha: MPAVRGDGMRGLAVFISDIRNCKSKEAEIKRINKELANIRSKFKGDKTLDGYQKKKYVCKLLFIFLLGHDIDFGHMEAVNLLSSNKYSEKQIGYLFISVLVNTNSDLIKLIIQSIKNDLQSRNPIHVNLALQCIANIGSKDMAEAFCTEIPKLLVSGDTMDVVKQSAALCLLRLFRKSPEIIPGGEWTSRIIHLLNDPHMGVVTAATSLIDALVKKNPEEYKGCVTLAVARLSRIVTASYTDLQDYTYYFVPAPWLSVKLLRLLQNYTPPSEEPGVRGRLSECLETIFNKAQEPPKSKKVQHSNAKNAVLFEAISLIIHNDSEPNLLVRACNQLGQFLSNRETNLRYLALESMCHLATSEFSHEAVKKHQEVVILSMKMEKDVSVRQQAVDLLYAMCDKTNAEEIVQEMLAYLETADYSIREEMVLKVAILAEKYATDFTWYVDVILNLIRIAGDYVSEEVWYRVIQIVINREEVQGYAAKTVFEALQAPTCHENMVKVGGYILGEFGNLIAGDTRSSPLVQFELLHSKYHLCSAATRALLLSTYIKLVNLFPEIKNRVQEVFRADSNLRSADVELQQRASEYLQLSIVASSDVLATVLEEMPAFPERESSILAVLKKKKPGRIPDTSDMRESKSPQPTSAAAPAVNSTNNTNASSADLLGLSTPPGSAAPTAGNGLLDVLGDLYTTPKISPSNAAQNNIKKFLFKNNGVLFENELIQIGVKSEFRQNLGRIGLFYGNKTQFPIQNVNPELHWTDMHKLNVQMKPMEPVLEAGAQIQQMLTAECIEDYLDTPSMSVSFIYNNVPQKITMKLPLTLNKFFEPTEMNGESFFARWKNLGGEQQRAQKIFKAQGAIDIAATRTKLAGFGMQLLDGIDPNPDNFVCAGIVHTRVQQVGCLMRLEPNKQAQMFRLTVRSSKETVSQEICDLLADQF; encoded by the coding sequence ATGCCTGCCGTAAGGGGAGATGGAATGCGAGGACTCGCAGTCTTCATATCGGATATAAGAAACTGTAAAAGTAAAGAAGCAGAAATAAAAAGAATCAATAAGGAGCTGGCAAACATAAGAAGTAAGTTTAAAGGCGACAAAACTCTcgatggatatcaaaaaaagaaGTATGTCTGCAAACTGTTATTCATCTTCTTGCTGGGTCATGACATCGACTTCGGACACATGGAGGCGGTCAATCTATTGTCTTCCAACAAGTATTCCGAAAAGCAGATCGGGTATCTGTTTATCTCCGTGTTGGTCAACACCAACAGTGATCTGATCAAGCTGATCATTCAGAGCATCAAGAACGACCTGCAGTCGCGCAACCCCATCCATGTCAACCTCGCCCTCCAGTGCATCGCCAACATCGGCAGCAAAGACATGGCGGAAGCATTCTGCACAGAGATACCTAAACTTCTTGTGTCAGGAGACACAATGGATGTTGTGAAACAGTCAGCTGCTCTCTGCTTGCTCAGACTCTTCCGTAAGTCTCCTGAAATCATTCCTGGGGGTGAATGGACGTCTAGAATAATTCACTTGCTAAATGATCCCCACATGGGTGTAGTAACCGCAGCCACATCACTCATAGATGCTTTGGTAAAGAAAAATCCAGAAGAATATAAAGGGTGTGTTACCCTGGCAGTAGCTAGGCTCAGCCGCATTGTGACTGCCAGTTACACTGACCTACAAGACTACACATATTACTTTGTACCTGCACCATGGCTCTCTGTTAAACTTTTAAGATTGTTACAAAACTACACTCCGCCTTCAGAGGAGCCTGGGGTCAGAGGTCGCCTTTCAGAATGTTTAGAAACTATCTTCAACAAGGCCCAGGAACCACCAAAGTCTAAAAAAGTCCAGCACTCAAATGCCAAGAATGCTGTTCTGTTTGAAGCTATCAGTCTCATCATTCACAATGACAGTGAGCCTAACTTGCTGGTGAGAGCATGCAATCAGCTGGGACAGTTTCTCAGCAACCGTGAAACTAATTTACGTTACCTGGCATTAGAATCCATGTGCCATCTTGCAACTTCTGAATTCTCACATGAGGCAGTAAAGAAACACCAAGAAGTGGTCATTCTTTCAATGAAGATGGAAAAAGATGTCTCAGTTAGACAGCAGGCTGTTGATTTATTGTATGCTATGTGTGACAAAACAAATGCCGAAGAGATTGTACAAGAAATGTTGGCATACTTGGAGACTGCAGACTACTCCATTAGGGAAGAGATGGTGCTGAAAGTTGCCATATTAGCAGAAAAGTATGCAACTGATTTTACTTGGTATGTTGATGTAATTCTCAATCTTATAAGAATTGCTGGAGACTATGTATCTGAGGAGGTATGGTACAGAGTAATTCAGATTGTCATCAACAGAGAGGAAGTTCAAGGCTATGCTGCCAAGACCGTGTTTGAAGCCCTACAGGCACCCACATGCCATGAAAACATGGTTAAAGTAGGAGGTTACATTCTTGGTGAATTTGGTAATCTGATTGCGGGTGACACACGGTCTTCACCTTTGGTCCAATTTGAATTGCTCCACTCTAAATATCATCTGTGTTCCGCTGCAACTAGAGCTCTATTACTTTCTACATACATCAAACTTGTCAACCTGTTCCCAGAGATCAAAAATCGTGTCCAGGAAGTATTCAGAGCAGACTCCAATCTAAGGTCTGCAGATGTTGAGCTACAGCAACGAGCATCTGAATATTTGCAGCTGAGTATAGTGGCTAGTTCAGATGTATTGGCTACAGTATTGGAAGAAATGCCTGCATTCCCTGAAAGAGAATCCTCTATCTTAGCAGTGCTCAAAAAGAAAAAGCCAGGCCGTATTCCTGATACTTCTGACATGAGAGAATCTAAGAGCCCTCAACCCACATCAGCAGCTGCACCAGCTGTCAACTCCACAAACAACACTAATGCATCAAGTGCAGATCTCTTGGGATTGTCCACACCACCTGGTTCAGCTGCCCCCACTGCAGGCAATGGATTGCTTGATGTCCTAGGAGATCTCTACACCACTCCTAAAATTAGTCCAAGCAATGCTgcacaaaataatatcaaaaagttcttatttaaaaacaatggTGTTCTCTTTGAGAATGAATTGATTCAAATTGGAGTCAAGAGTGAATTTAGACAGAATCTAGGCAGAATTGGCCTGTTCTATGGCAACAAGACACAATTTCCAATTCAAAATGTCAATCCTGAACTGCACTGGACTGATATGCATAAATTAAATGTTCAGATGAAGCCTATGGAACCAGTTCTGGAGGCAGGAGCACAGATCCAACAAATGTTAACTGCGGAGTGCATCGAAGACTATCTGGACACTCCAAGCATGTCTGTTTCCTTTATCTACAACAATGTGCCACAAAAAATTACAATGAAGCTTCCTTTGACATTGAACAAATTCTTTGAACCTACTGAGATGAATGGTGAATCTTTCTTTGCAAGGTGGAAGAATTTGGGAGGAGAGCAGCAAAGggcacaaaaaatatttaaagctCAAGGGGCAATAGATATTGCCGCTACTCGCACCAAACTGGCTGGTTTTGGGATGCAACTGTTGGATGGCATTGACCCCAACCCAGATAATTTTGTATGTGCTGGCATCGTGCATACCAGAGTGCAACAAGTAGGATGTCTTATGAGATTGGAACCTAATAAACAAGCTCAAATGTTCAGACTTACAGTAAGATCTAGTAAGGAGACAGTCTCACAAGAAATTTGCGATTTACTTGCTGACCAGTTTTAA
- the LOC134670185 gene encoding derlin-2 yields MAYQTFLQEYMLIPPVTRAYTTACVVTSLAVQLDLVSPFQLYFNPILILRKYQLWRLVSTFLFFGNLNFNFFFNMIFTYRYCRMLEEGSFRGRTADFVVMFVFGGVLMILCAFFVNLLFLGQAFTIMIVYVWSRRNVFVRMNFFGLMNFQAPYLPWVLLGFSVLLGNAISVDLVGMAIGHIYFFLEDVLPRKRGGQKILKTPKFLKKLFDPASEDPDYEPLPELDNIRPGGFNWRRNPEDDANANPNPNANANPNANANVNQNPNAEGDAR; encoded by the exons ATGGCGTACCAAACTTTTCTTCAAGAGTATATGCTTATACCACCGGTCACAAGGGCCTATACAACCGCTTGCGTTGTCACAAGTCTAGCAGTC caaCTGGACCTAGTGTCTCCGTTTCAACTATATTTCAACCCTATACTGATCCTCAGGAAGTACCAGCTATGGCGGCTGGTGTCGACATTCCTATTTTTTGGGaacttaaattttaatttcttctTCAATATGATATTTACATATAGATACTGTAGGATGCTGGAAGAAGGGTCATTTAGAGGAAGAACAGCTGATTTTGTTGTTATGTTCGTGTTTGGAGGAGTACTGATGATT TTGTGTGCCTTTTTCGTTAACCTATTATTTTTAGGACAAGCATTCACCATCATGATTGTGTATGTGTGGTCTCGTCGGAATGTATTTGTTCGGATGAACTTCTTCGGACTGATGAATTTTCAG GCTCCTTACCTACCGTGGGTCCTGCTCGGCTTCTCTGTACTGCTAGGGAACGCGATATCGGTAGATTTGGTCGGCATGGCCATTGGTCACATCTACTTCTTCTTGGAAGATGTACTTCCGAGGAAGAGGGGTGGACAGAAAATACTTAAAACGCCGAAATTCTT GAAGAAACTCTTCGACCCAGCCTCTGAAGATCCGGACTACGAGCCACTACCAGAGCTCGACAATATCCGGCCAGGCGGCTTCAACTGGCGGCGGAACCCTGAAGACGATGCCAACGCCAACCCCAACCCCAATGCTAACGCCAATCCCAATGCTAACGCTAATGTCAATCAAAACCCTAATGCGGAAGGTGACGCCAGATAA
- the LOC134670184 gene encoding protein phosphatase PTC7 homolog, which yields MMQSIFWTGRVLSRAIRNGISNLSSSAELNVSSQKHPYLVSVVCGFPKDIVNGRTRKGQFGDDAWFSTQFNNADVIGVADGVGGWRAYGIDPGEFSSYLMKTCERLVQMGHFKLSEPADLLAKSYYELLEHKKPILGSSTACVMILDRTESVMRAANIGDSGYMVVRGGRVVHRSHEQQHYFNTPYQLSLPPPGHDRNVLSDSPESADTSEFAVECGDVILVATDGVFDNVPEPVLLAEMRRAKTLAGDSPRLQAVANSIAWMARNLSFDGCYMSPFAKSARQNGIDAIGGKPDDITVLLAIVAL from the exons ATGATGCAGTCTATTTTCTGGACAGGCAGAGTGCTATCACGTGCTATAAGGAATGGGATTTCAAACTTATCCAGCTCTGCTGAATTAAACGTTTCGAGCCAGAAACATCCATATTTAGTATCAGTTGTGTGTGGATTTCCCAAAGACATTGTCAATGGAAGAACTCGTAAAGGGCAATTTGGGGACGACGCATGGTTTTCTACCCAGTTCAACAATGCGGACGTTATTG GAGTGGCAGACGGAGTGGGGGGCTGGCGTGCTTATGGAATTGATCCCGGGGAATTCTCCTCCTATTTAATGAAGACTTGCGAGAGACTGGTCCAAATGGGCCATTTCAAGTTGTCAGAGCCTGCTGACCTCCTAGCCAAGTCATACTATGAGCTACTTGAACACAAGAAGCCTATACTAG GCAGCAGCACAGCTTGTGTTATGATCCTGGATCGGACGGAGAGCGTGATGCGCGCGGCCAACATCGGCGACAGCGGCTACATGGTGGTGCGCGGCGGCCGCGTCGTGCATCGCTCGCACGAGCAACAGCACTACTTCAACACGCCGTACCAGCTCAGCCTGCCGCCGCCGGGCCACGACAGGAACGTGCTCAGCGACAG CCCAGAGTCGGCGGACACATCAGAATTCGCCGTCGAATGCGGCGACGTGATCCTTGTCGCCACCGACGGCGTGTTCGACAACGTGCCCGAGCCAGTGCTGCTCGCCGAGATGCGACGGGCGAAGACACTCGCTGGCGACTCGCCGCGTCTGCAGGCTGTGGCCAACTCTATCGCGTGGATGGCCAGGAATCTGTCCTTTGACGGCTGCTACATGTCGCCCTTCGCTAAGAGCGCTAGGCAGAATGGAATTGATGCCATCG GGGGCAAACCAGACGACATAACGGTGCTACTGGCGATCGTAGCCCTATGA
- the LOC134670182 gene encoding INO80 complex subunit E, whose product MLDGWYCRSIANMQASEAASISNNVPAEPQPPPREDYSSDSSSEPEPETNYKSHYLTLKKKLKYLIYENECFQDALRCSQKRLLKVSRDRSFLLDRLLQYEKPDSSTSESDETESSDDADYNRADALKRKKIEATAAHQTVSAVATPNKNANTVKRKRAVVPKKPPNATHLHQTNMAMLSKASPALGFGLSPGDGHMTPEEVERHLQSRQSYVELLPERAPPTVPTEMFSNDPSLDSESNDVLENSPNVEEWFD is encoded by the exons ATGTTGGACGGGTGGTATTGCCGCTCCATAGCCAATATGCAGGCGAGCGAGGCCGCCAGCATCAGCAACAACGTGCCCGCAGagccgcagccgccgccgcgcgaAGACTACTCCAGTGACAGCAGTAGCGAACCAGAGCCGGAGACTAACTACAAGTCACATTACCTTACACTTAAGAAAAAGCTGAAATATCTTATTTAT GAAAACGAGTGCTTCCAAGATGCTCTGAGATGCAGCCAGAAGAGGCTCCTTAAGGTGTCCCGGGACCGCAGCTTCCTCCTCGATAGGCTGCTGCAGTATGAGAAGCCGGATAGCAGCACTTCAGAGAGTGATGAAACAGAATCCTCTGATGACGCAGATTACAACCGTGCAGATGCTTTGAAAAG AAAGAAAATCGAAGCGACTGCTGCCCACCAAACTGTCTCTGCTGTTGCCACACCAAACAAGAATGCCAACACTGTGAAAAGAAAAAGAGCAGTTGTTCCTAAAAAGCCTCCTAATGCTACACACCTT CACCAAACCAACATGGCCATGCTGTCAAAGGCGTCCCCCGCTCTCGGCTTCGGCCTGTCGCCCGGGGACGGGCACATGACGCCCGAGGAGGTGGAGCGACATCTGCAGTCGCGGCAGTCCTATGTGGAGCTGCTGCCTGAGCGTGCGCCGCCAACTGTACCTACGGAGATGTTTAGTAACGACCCATCACTTGACAG TGAATCAAATGATGTGCTGGAGAACTCCCCAAATGTTGAAGAGTGGTTCGATTAA